In Thiovibrio frasassiensis, one DNA window encodes the following:
- a CDS encoding roadblock/LC7 domain-containing protein — MQDFILTAEILEKARNAIEGSLIQAGVRTALLIDGAGNILSNCGHDSDDIDAISLAALAAANLGATSQIAKLIGEEDFSLLFHKGKNGNIHFGRIGEELILITIFGEDVSLGLVRCRVTDLTDTLLQIFEG, encoded by the coding sequence ATGCAAGATTTTATCCTGACTGCGGAAATTCTGGAAAAAGCCAGGAATGCTATAGAAGGCTCGCTCATTCAGGCGGGTGTTCGCACCGCCTTGCTCATCGACGGGGCAGGCAATATCCTGTCCAACTGCGGACATGACTCCGATGATATCGACGCCATTTCCCTGGCCGCCTTGGCTGCGGCCAATCTGGGAGCAACCTCCCAGATCGCCAAACTGATCGGTGAGGAGGATTTTTCCCTGCTCTTTCATAAAGGGAAAAACGGGAATATCCATTTCGGGCGGATCGGCGAAGAGCTTATTCTCATCACCATTTTCGGAGAAGATGTTTCCCTCGGCCTGGTGCGCTGCCGGGTGACCGACCTGACCGATACCCTCCTGCAAATTTTTGAAGGATGA
- a CDS encoding GTP-binding protein, translating into MALIDLSKKEIHCKIVYYGPGRCGKTTNLLTVHSSMADNARGKMLTIETKGDRTLFFDLLPLNLGKIRGFNIRIQLYTVPGQVMYAATRKLVLKGADGLVFVADPLQVRRERNIESLEDLRTNLLDYGLKLEEIPLVIQYNKRDLVGTPIPTLTVEELDADLNSVFKAKTFEASAVTGMGVFETLREISKQTVRYVTNKHLLHETK; encoded by the coding sequence ATGGCGCTCATTGATCTCAGCAAGAAGGAAATTCATTGCAAGATTGTCTACTACGGCCCCGGTCGATGTGGCAAGACGACCAATCTGCTCACCGTGCACAGCTCCATGGCGGATAATGCCCGGGGCAAGATGCTGACCATCGAAACCAAAGGCGACCGGACCCTGTTTTTTGACCTGCTGCCCTTGAACCTGGGGAAAATTCGAGGGTTTAATATCCGGATTCAGCTCTATACCGTGCCGGGTCAGGTCATGTATGCCGCCACCCGCAAGCTTGTTCTGAAAGGGGCCGATGGCTTGGTTTTTGTTGCCGACCCTCTTCAGGTGCGGCGGGAGCGCAACATCGAAAGTCTGGAAGACCTGCGGACGAACCTCCTGGATTACGGTCTCAAGTTGGAAGAAATTCCTTTGGTCATCCAATATAATAAACGGGATCTTGTCGGTACCCCGATCCCAACCCTGACCGTGGAAGAACTTGACGCCGATCTCAATAGCGTCTTCAAGGCAAAGACCTTTGAGGCCTCGGCCGTTACGGGGATGGGGGTCTTTGAAACCTTGCGGGAAATCAGCAAACAGACTGTGCGTTACGTCACCAATAAGCATCTGCTGCATGAGACAAAATAG
- a CDS encoding OmpA family protein, whose translation MSIGNENKQTRPAARQNTPFSLLLLCGLTLSCLLPPPASAADCKGLAAKIQQERSPIARRDLLKDAIKQCPKDPEINFMQGYNLERLRDYKEALPYYVTASTLDPKQAKAFFGMGDIYMVTDNAQNAVTSYEKGLGLDPGNKRAAKSLESARIKLKAQRGESVSSEEAATVLFAEKSKDREISPIEATILRLLILFPNKSAELPEEGGDQLSIVGTRAFTSRELKGATFEVVGNTDDSGDAAVNMALSRKRAEAVRNYLIKSCNIEAKKLQVVALGQTHPIVPNTTEQNRKINNRVEFRRLK comes from the coding sequence ATGTCAATAGGTAACGAAAACAAACAGACCCGACCTGCAGCCCGGCAGAATACACCCTTCTCTCTTCTGCTGCTCTGCGGACTGACCCTGTCCTGCCTGCTCCCGCCGCCTGCTTCGGCGGCGGATTGCAAAGGCCTTGCGGCAAAAATCCAACAGGAACGCAGCCCCATTGCCCGCCGCGATCTGCTGAAGGATGCCATCAAACAGTGCCCGAAAGATCCGGAGATCAACTTCATGCAGGGCTACAACCTTGAACGATTGCGCGATTACAAGGAGGCCTTGCCTTATTATGTTACCGCCTCAACCCTTGATCCAAAACAGGCCAAAGCCTTTTTCGGCATGGGGGACATCTACATGGTAACGGACAATGCCCAGAATGCGGTAACTTCCTATGAAAAAGGATTGGGTCTAGATCCCGGCAATAAACGGGCGGCAAAATCGCTGGAATCGGCACGGATCAAGCTGAAGGCACAGCGCGGCGAATCGGTGAGCTCCGAAGAGGCGGCCACCGTTCTTTTCGCGGAAAAATCCAAAGACCGAGAGATCAGCCCCATCGAAGCGACGATCCTCAGACTGCTGATCCTTTTCCCCAACAAGTCTGCGGAACTACCGGAAGAAGGGGGTGACCAACTCAGCATCGTCGGGACCCGCGCCTTTACGAGCCGCGAGCTCAAAGGCGCCACCTTCGAAGTGGTCGGCAATACCGACGACTCCGGCGATGCCGCGGTCAACATGGCCCTTTCCCGCAAGCGGGCCGAAGCGGTGCGCAATTATCTGATCAAAAGTTGTAATATCGAGGCGAAGAAGCTGCAGGTGGTAGCACTGGGACAAACGCACCCCATTGTGCCAAATACCACGGAACAAAACAGAAAGATAAACAACCGGGTTGAATTCAGACGGCTGAAATAG
- the trpB gene encoding tryptophan synthase subunit beta produces the protein MNKPGYFGQWGGAYIPEVLYETFRELREVYAKAKADPAFWQEYVALMSSYSCRPTPLTHADNLSRHFGGAQIFIKREDLNHTGAHKANNVMGQGLLVKRMGKTRVIAETGAGQHGVACATMAAKFGFACTIYMGEEDVHRQRPNVFWMEKLGATVVPVTTGSRTLKDAINEAFRDWVSNMDTTHYVMGTVCGPHPFPEMVAWFQSIIGIEARKQIIASHGKLPARIYACVGGGSNAMGIFQGFLADSEVELIGVEAGGKGIDTGQHAARLASQDASPGVAQGYKTMFLQDSDGQMLDTHSVAAGLDYIGVSPLLTDLWEKGRVRFTAATDQEVMAALDLTIKKEGIIPALESSHAFVQAFKEAGELSSDQAIIINQSGRGDKDIFTIAHAFDDPSWKEFIRKKGEEYATR, from the coding sequence ATGAACAAACCAGGCTATTTTGGACAATGGGGCGGCGCCTATATTCCGGAAGTGCTGTACGAAACCTTCCGGGAGCTGCGAGAGGTTTACGCCAAGGCCAAGGCAGATCCAGCCTTCTGGCAGGAATATGTCGCGCTTATGAGTTCGTACTCCTGCCGCCCCACCCCCCTGACCCACGCCGACAACCTGAGCCGTCACTTCGGCGGTGCCCAGATCTTCATCAAGCGCGAGGACCTCAACCACACCGGGGCGCATAAAGCCAACAACGTCATGGGCCAAGGATTGCTGGTCAAGCGGATGGGCAAGACCAGGGTCATTGCCGAAACCGGCGCGGGTCAGCACGGGGTGGCCTGCGCCACCATGGCCGCAAAGTTCGGCTTTGCCTGCACCATTTACATGGGCGAGGAAGACGTCCATCGCCAGCGGCCCAATGTCTTCTGGATGGAAAAACTGGGCGCCACCGTGGTCCCGGTCACCACCGGCAGCCGCACCCTCAAGGACGCGATCAACGAGGCCTTCCGCGACTGGGTTTCCAATATGGACACCACCCACTACGTGATGGGCACGGTCTGCGGCCCGCACCCCTTCCCGGAGATGGTCGCTTGGTTCCAGTCCATCATCGGGATAGAGGCACGGAAACAAATCATCGCCTCCCACGGGAAACTTCCGGCGCGGATCTACGCCTGTGTGGGCGGCGGCTCCAACGCCATGGGGATCTTCCAGGGCTTCCTGGCTGATTCCGAGGTAGAACTGATCGGGGTGGAGGCAGGCGGCAAGGGGATTGACACCGGCCAGCATGCAGCACGCCTCGCCAGCCAGGACGCTTCGCCCGGCGTGGCCCAAGGCTACAAAACCATGTTTCTCCAAGATTCCGATGGTCAAATGCTCGACACCCATTCGGTGGCCGCAGGTCTTGACTACATCGGGGTCTCTCCCCTGCTCACCGACCTTTGGGAAAAAGGGCGGGTCCGCTTTACCGCGGCCACCGACCAGGAGGTCATGGCGGCGCTGGATCTGACCATCAAAAAGGAAGGGATCATCCCGGCCCTCGAATCCAGCCATGCCTTTGTCCAGGCCTTTAAGGAAGCGGGAGAGCTGTCCAGCGATCAGGCTATCATTATCAACCAGTCCGGCCGGGGCGACAAGGACATCTTCACCATTGCCCATGCCTTTGATGATCCGTCCTGGAAGGAGTTTATCCGGAAGAAAGGAGAGGAATATGCAACTCGCTGA
- the trpA gene encoding tryptophan synthase subunit alpha yields MQLAEQLREARSKKDILLMTHLVLGYPSFAANREVIHQMVENGVDVIELQIPFSEPMADGPMIIKANQEAIASGTTVADCLAFAAEMAAQHKIPFLFMTYYNILFKYGVREFLHKAKEIGIRGFIIPDLPPEEGEEYLRLAKEFDLAAIQIFAPTSTEERMRTLAGHGDGFIYCVARRGVTGSKTEFDASFDDYLARCRKATDLPLAVGFGISSREDVQILTGKADLAVIGTATIRLVEEKGAAAVGPFIAGLR; encoded by the coding sequence ATGCAACTCGCTGAGCAGCTCCGGGAAGCCCGGAGCAAAAAAGATATTTTGCTCATGACCCATCTGGTGCTGGGCTACCCATCCTTTGCGGCAAACCGTGAGGTAATTCACCAGATGGTAGAAAACGGCGTGGACGTGATCGAACTCCAGATCCCCTTTTCCGAACCCATGGCCGACGGCCCCATGATCATCAAGGCCAACCAGGAAGCCATCGCCTCCGGGACCACGGTCGCAGACTGCCTCGCATTTGCTGCGGAGATGGCGGCACAACACAAGATCCCCTTCCTGTTCATGACCTACTATAATATCCTCTTCAAATACGGCGTGCGGGAGTTCCTGCACAAGGCAAAGGAAATCGGCATCCGAGGCTTCATCATCCCTGATCTCCCCCCCGAAGAAGGCGAGGAATATCTTCGGCTGGCGAAGGAGTTTGATCTTGCCGCGATCCAGATCTTCGCCCCCACCTCCACCGAGGAACGGATGCGCACCCTGGCCGGACATGGGGACGGGTTTATTTACTGCGTGGCCCGGCGGGGCGTCACCGGCAGCAAGACCGAGTTCGACGCTTCCTTCGACGACTACCTGGCCCGCTGCCGCAAGGCAACGGATCTGCCGCTCGCCGTGGGCTTTGGCATCAGCAGCCGGGAAGACGTGCAAATCCTGACCGGCAAGGCCGATCTGGCCGTGATCGGCACCGCTACCATCCGGCTGGTGGAAGAAAAAGGGGCGGCGGCGGTGGGCCCTTTCATCGCCGGGCTCCGCTAG
- a CDS encoding c-type heme family protein: MGIRSRFMIIMAIIFGVATVGIGASSYLFSKRNAMLEAKSKGELIFNYILATRDFYTEKQRPLIMEVFEKDRFYPELMSGFVLTRGTFDIFKKNLTGYNFKQATLDPLFPPNKADEWETQLIRKFAGQPELKADEGTMERNGETFFYLAKPIKVAGKDCLRCHGDVNDAPKDQVEIYGSTNGYNWKNGETVAAYVVYVSVEEALANARKGAITLYLIGAGCLLVALIGIWLFMDRFVVNPIVRLSIKAEEISLGKNMEESVSIKQNDEIGALASAIERLRMSMVRILKR; the protein is encoded by the coding sequence ATGGGGATTCGGTCACGTTTCATGATCATCATGGCAATTATTTTCGGCGTCGCAACCGTGGGCATCGGGGCATCCAGCTACCTGTTCAGCAAGCGCAACGCCATGCTGGAGGCGAAAAGCAAAGGGGAGCTGATCTTCAATTATATTCTGGCCACCCGGGATTTTTACACGGAAAAACAACGCCCCCTCATCATGGAGGTTTTCGAGAAGGATCGTTTTTACCCCGAGCTGATGTCCGGCTTTGTTCTCACCCGCGGCACCTTTGACATCTTCAAAAAGAATCTGACCGGCTACAACTTCAAACAGGCAACCCTTGATCCGCTCTTCCCGCCGAACAAGGCAGACGAATGGGAGACCCAGCTGATCCGCAAGTTCGCCGGCCAACCGGAGCTTAAAGCGGACGAAGGCACCATGGAGCGCAACGGCGAGACCTTCTTTTATCTCGCCAAACCCATCAAGGTCGCAGGCAAGGATTGCCTGCGCTGCCACGGTGATGTGAACGATGCGCCCAAGGATCAGGTTGAGATCTACGGCTCAACCAACGGTTACAACTGGAAGAATGGCGAGACGGTGGCCGCATACGTGGTTTACGTTTCAGTGGAAGAAGCCTTGGCCAACGCCAGGAAGGGAGCGATCACCCTCTACCTCATCGGGGCAGGCTGCCTGCTGGTGGCCCTGATCGGGATCTGGCTGTTCATGGACCGCTTTGTGGTAAATCCCATTGTCCGGCTGAGCATCAAAGCCGAGGAAATCAGCCTTGGCAAGAATATGGAAGAGAGCGTCAGCATCAAACAAAATGACGAGATCGGTGCCCTGGCCAGCGCCATCGAACGGTTGCGCATGAGCATGGTCCGTATCCTCAAACGGTGA
- a CDS encoding GspE/PulE family protein encodes MEMTISMGAREAIEAKLAEADLYAGQGLVDEALALCESLLAQVASDPILRDLVEERLVVLQTERGMAASGRAPSATAGKVSEADRFENCHGLMVAGFYREAVEELRALLPTGFKPAVVHARIGVCCLQLDKPFEAIEHFEAAASKKGGFERKIERLQLLDQLALAYESTGSTPSTIKTLEEMVALDPSYRNAAQRLANLSQSTTKYGQFYGLIRNKLLSPDQFDAARVKARQHNKTLDSALLGDFGIDRKQLGASISEYYGCPFVEFVETEVPEAPACIQGAKESYFRANVFIPIGQEDGHIVVLVDNPHDLGKQDNIRAVLHGAPFRFAVGLKDDISKFIDFFYGKYSLDQGAQNVFEELELVEEFEGSADDDEEVGSAADGVVVQMANKIIEDAVARNASDIHIESMPGKKGTSVRFRIDGICSHYKNIPFAYKRSLISRLKILAKLDISEKRLPQDGKIKFKTRRGKIELRVASLPTHGGNEDMVLRILAAGSALPLEKMGLSARNLTELRRLLDLPYGLVLVVGPTGSGKTTTLHSALNYVNRPEKKIWTVEDPVEIVQDGLRQVQVENKIGLDFAKILRAFLRADPDIIMVGETRDQETAETVIEAALTGHLVFSTLHTNSAPETVTRLLGMGIDPFNFSDSLLGILAQRLVRRLCPHCREAYAPDAVEKELIKVEYGEHPLSPLGMAEIERATLYRPKGCDKCKKTGYLGRLAIHELLTVDDQLKLLIVKNSPIVEIRDEALRVGMLTLKQDGIRKVLAGQTDLLQVRAACIK; translated from the coding sequence ATGGAAATGACTATCTCCATGGGTGCCAGGGAAGCCATCGAGGCAAAACTTGCCGAAGCCGACCTCTACGCCGGGCAAGGGCTGGTGGATGAGGCTCTGGCCCTGTGCGAGTCGCTGCTCGCCCAGGTCGCCAGCGATCCGATTCTCCGGGATTTGGTCGAGGAAAGGCTGGTCGTTTTGCAAACCGAACGGGGCATGGCGGCATCCGGGAGGGCCCCTTCTGCGACCGCCGGCAAGGTTTCCGAGGCTGACCGTTTCGAGAACTGCCACGGGTTGATGGTGGCAGGGTTTTACCGCGAGGCAGTGGAAGAGTTACGGGCCTTGCTCCCCACCGGTTTCAAGCCTGCCGTGGTGCATGCCCGGATCGGCGTCTGCTGTCTCCAGCTTGATAAGCCCTTTGAAGCCATTGAACATTTTGAAGCCGCAGCGAGCAAAAAAGGCGGATTCGAGCGCAAGATCGAACGTCTTCAGCTTCTCGACCAGCTTGCCCTGGCCTATGAAAGTACCGGCTCGACACCTTCCACCATCAAAACCCTGGAGGAAATGGTCGCCCTTGATCCCTCCTATCGCAACGCCGCCCAGCGACTTGCGAACCTCTCCCAGAGCACAACCAAGTATGGCCAGTTTTATGGCCTGATCCGTAACAAACTTCTGAGCCCGGATCAGTTTGATGCGGCGCGGGTCAAGGCCCGGCAGCACAATAAGACGCTGGACAGCGCTCTGCTCGGTGATTTTGGCATTGACCGAAAACAGCTTGGCGCCTCCATCAGCGAATACTATGGGTGTCCGTTTGTTGAGTTCGTTGAAACGGAAGTGCCGGAGGCGCCTGCCTGTATCCAGGGGGCAAAGGAAAGCTATTTTCGGGCCAATGTCTTTATCCCCATCGGTCAGGAGGATGGCCACATTGTTGTCCTGGTCGATAATCCCCACGACCTCGGCAAGCAGGACAATATCCGCGCTGTACTCCATGGCGCCCCCTTCCGCTTTGCTGTGGGACTCAAGGATGACATCAGCAAATTCATCGATTTTTTTTATGGGAAATACTCCCTGGATCAGGGGGCGCAGAATGTTTTCGAAGAGCTTGAGCTTGTAGAGGAGTTTGAGGGGAGCGCCGATGATGACGAGGAAGTGGGCAGTGCGGCCGATGGGGTTGTGGTACAGATGGCCAATAAGATCATCGAAGATGCGGTGGCCCGCAACGCTTCCGATATCCACATCGAATCGATGCCCGGTAAGAAGGGGACCTCGGTCCGTTTTCGGATTGACGGCATCTGTTCCCACTATAAAAATATCCCCTTTGCCTACAAGCGGTCATTGATTTCCCGCCTCAAGATTTTGGCCAAGCTTGATATCTCGGAGAAACGACTGCCCCAGGACGGTAAGATCAAGTTCAAAACCCGCCGGGGCAAGATCGAACTGCGGGTTGCCTCCCTCCCCACGCACGGAGGCAACGAGGATATGGTCTTGCGTATTCTTGCCGCCGGCTCCGCCCTGCCCCTGGAGAAAATGGGGTTGTCGGCACGCAATCTCACCGAGTTGCGCCGCCTCCTTGATCTGCCTTACGGGCTGGTTCTTGTGGTCGGCCCCACCGGTTCCGGCAAGACCACGACCCTGCACAGCGCGCTCAATTATGTCAACCGGCCGGAAAAAAAGATCTGGACCGTCGAGGACCCGGTGGAAATCGTCCAGGACGGACTGCGGCAGGTGCAGGTGGAAAACAAGATCGGGCTCGATTTTGCCAAAATCCTCAGAGCTTTTTTGCGGGCCGACCCCGATATCATCATGGTGGGCGAGACCCGGGACCAGGAAACCGCCGAGACCGTTATCGAGGCGGCGCTCACCGGCCATCTTGTTTTTTCGACCCTCCATACCAACTCCGCCCCGGAAACCGTTACCCGGCTGTTGGGCATGGGGATCGATCCCTTTAATTTCTCCGACTCGCTGCTGGGCATTCTGGCCCAGCGTTTGGTGCGGCGGCTCTGTCCGCACTGTCGGGAGGCCTACGCGCCCGATGCGGTGGAAAAAGAGCTGATTAAAGTGGAATATGGCGAGCATCCCTTGAGCCCGTTGGGCATGGCGGAGATTGAGCGGGCCACTTTGTACCGGCCGAAGGGGTGTGACAAGTGTAAAAAAACCGGTTATCTCGGGCGGCTTGCCATCCATGAACTGCTCACGGTCGATGACCAGCTGAAGCTGCTTATTGTCAAGAACAGCCCCATCGTTGAGATCCGGGATGAGGCGTTGCGGGTGGGTATGCTTACCCTCAAGCAGGACGGGATCCGCAAGGTGCTGGCGGGACAAACCGATCTCTTGCAGGTCCGGGCGGCCTGCATCAAATGA
- a CDS encoding response regulator gives MKKVLVVDDDHGFLLSLQDMCRERVDSFEIVTAGNGKEALAVLGSQPVHLVVTDLKMPEMDGFELVSRMSRLRNSVPVIAMTAFGTPEMEDRLMNLGAFQYIEKPVDFELLLQKIKDGLAAGAKGHVSGVSLSSFLQLLELDRKTCTIMARAGARTGLLFFENGSLINAYAEPLVGLDAAFEIISWEQAEIEIYNFCQNRKQTIDAPLGFILIEGARLSDERGDMPAQAAGERDDEFDHLEDLDFATSPLPPAGAAMAAALAQGGRASLEETLNAVQGVNRVVLVAKDGTVRVQRNIDNKEFKPFVTYVAVAADKIRGILGYGHLPSHIILSQEKGEQLLIIPGTELSVGIEVESGVSPTKIVAAIGPALAEAQQLEAQA, from the coding sequence ATGAAAAAAGTATTGGTTGTTGATGACGACCATGGGTTTTTGCTGAGTTTGCAGGACATGTGCCGCGAGCGGGTCGATTCCTTTGAGATCGTTACCGCGGGGAACGGGAAGGAAGCGTTGGCTGTCTTGGGCAGTCAGCCGGTGCATCTGGTGGTCACCGATTTGAAGATGCCGGAGATGGACGGCTTCGAGTTGGTCAGCCGGATGAGCAGGCTGCGCAATTCGGTGCCGGTTATTGCCATGACCGCTTTCGGCACCCCGGAAATGGAAGACCGGCTCATGAATCTGGGCGCCTTCCAATACATCGAAAAGCCTGTCGATTTTGAACTGCTGCTGCAAAAAATCAAGGATGGTCTGGCCGCAGGCGCAAAAGGACATGTCTCCGGCGTTTCATTGTCCTCTTTTCTGCAGCTCCTTGAGCTTGACCGGAAAACCTGTACCATCATGGCAAGGGCCGGCGCCCGCACCGGACTGCTTTTTTTCGAAAACGGCAGCCTGATCAACGCCTATGCCGAGCCTCTTGTCGGCTTGGACGCCGCCTTTGAGATCATCAGCTGGGAACAGGCGGAGATCGAGATTTACAATTTCTGTCAGAACCGGAAACAGACCATTGACGCTCCCCTGGGATTTATTCTCATTGAAGGGGCCCGCTTGAGCGATGAGCGGGGTGATATGCCTGCTCAGGCCGCAGGAGAGCGCGATGATGAATTTGATCACCTGGAGGATCTTGATTTCGCCACCTCGCCGTTGCCTCCTGCCGGCGCGGCCATGGCGGCGGCGTTGGCGCAGGGCGGCAGGGCAAGTCTTGAGGAGACGCTCAATGCAGTCCAGGGTGTCAACCGGGTGGTGCTTGTTGCCAAGGATGGAACCGTCAGGGTGCAGCGGAACATTGACAATAAGGAGTTTAAGCCTTTTGTGACCTATGTTGCCGTGGCGGCGGATAAAATCAGGGGGATTCTCGGCTATGGTCATCTTCCCTCCCATATCATCCTGAGTCAGGAGAAAGGCGAACAGCTGCTGATCATACCGGGAACGGAGTTGTCTGTGGGAATAGAGGTTGAGTCTGGAGTTTCCCCCACCAAGATTGTTGCGGCCATCGGCCCGGCCCTTGCCGAAGCGCAGCAGCTTGAGGCCCAGGCATAA
- a CDS encoding sensor histidine kinase encodes MIKALFHRLLPSRNRPPSLLEESFCKSSCIFTDVLRDIDTGLIILDTTEKKVFFKNGHAVKILEPLHAAQDYEGLAALLCSDLDPLQQPGRTRSRQTIIHYEHRVLGYTVYKIPGDQRHISIFIQDITDRHRLAAIDEATEMMNNIGCLFSGIRHEIGNPLNSIKMALTVLQNNIKKYSPEEIDVYFNRISGEISKMETLLKSLKNFSMFETPRTSDVDLAMFFDNLMQLLGADIQAKKVAVRIDIAPDAKQIMVDPRALQHVTMNLLANAVDAMTETPKPQLLVRSQSRGNVILLSITDNGCGMSEELARDVFKPFFTTKPHGTGLGLVISKKMLTQMHCGIELVSEKGIGTTFHLTLPKSASKAPRGDAAIGRSRENARPSAFAC; translated from the coding sequence TTGATAAAAGCCCTTTTTCACAGATTGCTGCCGAGCAGAAACCGCCCCCCCTCACTGCTGGAGGAGTCCTTCTGCAAGTCCTCCTGCATTTTTACCGATGTGTTGCGGGATATCGATACCGGCCTCATCATTCTCGACACCACGGAAAAAAAGGTTTTCTTCAAGAATGGCCATGCGGTAAAAATTCTTGAGCCGCTCCATGCCGCCCAGGATTACGAGGGTCTCGCCGCCCTGCTGTGCAGCGACCTGGATCCCCTGCAGCAGCCGGGGCGGACCAGAAGCCGGCAGACCATCATCCATTATGAACACCGGGTGCTTGGCTATACCGTCTATAAGATTCCCGGCGATCAACGCCACATTTCGATCTTCATTCAGGACATCACCGACCGCCACCGATTGGCCGCCATCGACGAAGCCACGGAAATGATGAACAACATCGGCTGCCTCTTCTCCGGCATCCGCCATGAGATCGGCAACCCCCTCAATTCCATCAAGATGGCACTCACCGTCCTGCAAAACAACATCAAAAAATATTCCCCGGAAGAAATCGATGTCTATTTCAACAGAATCTCCGGGGAAATCAGCAAGATGGAGACCCTCCTCAAATCGCTCAAGAATTTCAGCATGTTCGAAACGCCCAGAACCAGCGATGTCGACCTGGCGATGTTTTTCGACAACCTCATGCAATTGCTGGGGGCGGACATTCAGGCAAAAAAAGTTGCGGTCCGCATAGACATCGCGCCGGACGCAAAGCAGATCATGGTGGACCCCAGAGCCCTGCAGCATGTCACCATGAACCTGCTCGCCAACGCCGTGGATGCCATGACGGAAACCCCCAAGCCGCAGTTGCTGGTGCGCAGCCAAAGCCGCGGCAATGTCATCCTGCTCTCCATCACCGACAATGGCTGCGGCATGTCGGAGGAATTGGCGCGCGATGTCTTCAAACCATTTTTCACCACCAAACCCCATGGCACCGGACTGGGGCTGGTTATTTCCAAAAAGATGCTGACCCAGATGCACTGCGGCATAGAGCTGGTCAGCGAAAAGGGGATCGGCACCACCTTCCACCTGACCCTGCCCAAAAGTGCGAGCAAGGCACCGCGGGGAGATGCCGCCATCGGAAGATCCCGGGAAAACGCGCGTCCTTCCGCTTTCGCCTGTTGA
- a CDS encoding PAS domain-containing protein, whose product MKAGPSDADKTLTNETSRLHELAALCLEWAWETDAQGNFTYCSPSCTVLYGYKPMELLGCNSIETLIPPEDRETQRQILEKIRLSKKPRNGWRRRGVRKDGTVIPIETHCLPLLARTTVVGFRGISRDISALQALELRLEHKARELTEVNNALTLLLHQAAEARAEHERRIHDNLQRLVIPYLDKIQDRAKDEELQLYLRVALNNLEKITSTFSLALSTRLDGLTPRELEIAELTKQGRSTKEMAAILDISSRTVEFYRDKLRVKLGLKCKKINLRSYLSSLV is encoded by the coding sequence ATGAAAGCCGGCCCCTCAGATGCCGACAAAACGCTGACAAACGAGACCTCCCGTCTCCATGAACTTGCGGCCCTGTGCCTTGAGTGGGCCTGGGAAACAGATGCACAGGGCAATTTCACCTATTGTTCGCCAAGCTGTACTGTGCTCTATGGCTATAAGCCCATGGAACTCCTGGGTTGCAACAGCATCGAAACGCTCATCCCCCCGGAAGATCGGGAGACCCAACGACAAATCCTGGAAAAGATCCGCCTGAGCAAAAAACCTAGAAACGGCTGGCGGCGACGGGGAGTTCGGAAAGACGGCACCGTCATCCCCATCGAAACCCACTGCCTGCCCCTATTGGCAAGAACAACCGTGGTGGGTTTCCGCGGCATCTCCAGAGACATCAGTGCATTACAGGCACTCGAACTCCGCCTCGAGCACAAGGCCCGAGAACTCACAGAAGTCAACAACGCCCTCACCCTTCTCCTCCATCAAGCCGCCGAAGCCAGAGCCGAGCACGAACGCAGAATTCATGACAATCTCCAACGGTTGGTAATCCCCTATCTCGACAAAATACAGGACCGGGCCAAGGACGAGGAACTGCAGCTCTACCTACGGGTGGCATTAAACAATCTTGAAAAAATCACCTCCACCTTCAGCCTGGCGCTCTCCACCAGGTTGGACGGACTTACCCCCCGGGAGCTGGAGATTGCGGAACTGACCAAACAAGGCAGATCCACCAAGGAAATGGCCGCTATCCTTGATATTTCCAGCCGAACCGTAGAATTTTACCGCGATAAACTTCGCGTTAAACTCGGCCTCAAATGTAAAAAAATCAATCTGCGCTCATACCTCTCTTCCCTTGTCTGA